A stretch of the Ascaphus truei isolate aAscTru1 chromosome 4, aAscTru1.hap1, whole genome shotgun sequence genome encodes the following:
- the SLC35D3 gene encoding solute carrier family 35 member D3, with protein sequence MQICRGRLLGISVAIAHGVFSGSLNILLKFLISRYQFSFLTLVQCMTSSTAALTLEVLRRWGKISVPPYGLSLARMFVGVTILSTLQSSLTLWSLRGLSLPMYVVFKRCLPLVTLLIGVLVLRNGMPSIGVLFAVVITTCGTALAGAGDLSGELVGYITGVLAVLVHAAYLVIIQKTSLDSDHGPLTAQYIIAVTATPLLIICSFASMDLINAWSFPGWKDPAMVCTFIACTLIGCAMNFTTLHCTYINSAVTTSFVGVVKSIATITVGMLAFNDVEPTSLFIAGVVVNTVGSVIYCIAKYFETRRQINYEDLEKEAINEDKMEQTGEHPPFVMEEILQDNSVEGQAKEESTDDNLKHSREKQSGSTLGPVLESSGQAGACPNGNSKSSLRDAYLGVWRMVRGVRVLKKDYLIENEELPSP encoded by the exons ATGCAGATCTGCAGGGGACGTTTGCTGGGGATCTCGGTGGCTATAGCGCACGGGGTGTTCTCTGGCTCTCTGAACATCTTGTTGAAGTTTCTGATCAGCAGGTACCAGTTCTCCTTCCTGACCCTGGTCCAGTGCATGACCAGCTCCACCGCAGCGCTGACCCTGGAGGTGCTCAGACGCTGGGGGAAGATCTCAGTTCCTCCATACGGACTGAGCCTGGCTCGGATGTTTGTTGGGGTAACGATCCTCTCCACCCTGCAGTCCAGTCTGACCCTGTGGTCCTTACGGGGGCTCAGCTTGCCCATGTACGTCGTGTTCAAGAGATGCCTGCCCCTGGTCACACTGCTGATCGGGGTACTGGTGCTGAGGAATGGGATGCCCTCTATAGGGGTGCTGTTTGCTGTGGTTATCACCACCTGCGGGACCGCTCTGGCAG GGGCTGGTGACCTGAGTGGCGAGCTTGTAGGATACATTACAGGAGTGCTGGCCGTATTAGTTCATGCTGCTTACCTAGTAATTATTCAGAAGACCAGTTTAGATAGTGACCATGGACCTCTTACAGCACAGTACATCATTGCCGTTACAGCCACTCCTCTGCTCATTATCTGCTCTTTTGCCAGCATGGACCTGATCAATGCATGGTCTTTCCCAGGTTGGAAAGACCCAGCAATGGTGTGCACTTTTATTGCATGCACCCTAATTGGCTGTGCCATGAACTTTACCACCTTGCACTGTACCTACATCAACTCAGCCGTCACTACCAGTTTTGTTGGTGTGGTGAAGAGCATTGCCACCATCACGGTGGGTATGTTGGCTTTCAATGATGTGGAGCCCACATCACTGTTCATTGCAGGGGTGGTTGTCAATACAGTTGGTTCTGTTATTTACTGTATAGCCAAGTATTTTGAGACCAGAAGACAAATCAACTACGAGGACTTAGAAAAAGAGGCAATCAATGAAGACAAGATGGAGCAGACTGGAGAGCACCCACCCTTTGTAATGGAAGAGATTTTACAGGACAATAGTGTTGAAGGACAAGCAAAAGAAGAGTCAACTGATGATAACCTCAAGCACAGTAGAGAAAAACAATCAGGAAGCACATTGGGACCAGTCTTGGAATCAAGTGGCCAAGCAGGGGCAtgtcctaatggcaatagcaagaGTTCATTAAGGGATGCATATCTTGGAGTATGGAGGATGGTTAGGGGTGTAAGAGTTTTGAAGAAAGATTACTTAATAGAAAATGAAGAATTGCCAAGTCCTTAA